From the genome of Vibrio porteresiae DSM 19223, one region includes:
- the pdxA gene encoding 4-hydroxythreonine-4-phosphate dehydrogenase PdxA has product MTVTVRKLVVTAGEPAGIGPDLVLALSQHDWPHQLVICADKQLLATRAQQLNISVQLHDYQKDSPATPQKAGTLVVDHVAISEPAIAGQLNEANGQYVLKTLERAALGCMNDEFDAIVTGPVHKGVINRAGVAFSGHTEFFAELSKTPLVVMMLATEGLRTALVTTHIPLAYVSKAVTSERLEKIIDILHKDLVEKFAIERPTIYVCGLNPHAGEDGVLGHEEIDTINPTLERLRQEKGYHLVGALPADTIFSDKYLQDADAVLGMYHDQVLPVLKYKGFGQSVNITLGLPFIRTSVDHGTALDLAGTGLADIGSFKTALTQAIELVDKKAK; this is encoded by the coding sequence ATGACAGTGACAGTTAGAAAATTGGTCGTCACTGCAGGTGAACCTGCAGGTATTGGCCCAGATCTCGTACTCGCGCTTTCACAACACGATTGGCCGCATCAATTGGTCATTTGTGCCGATAAGCAGTTACTAGCGACACGAGCTCAACAACTCAACATCTCGGTTCAATTACATGATTATCAAAAAGATAGCCCTGCGACACCACAAAAAGCGGGCACTTTAGTTGTTGATCATGTCGCTATTTCTGAGCCAGCAATTGCTGGCCAGTTAAATGAAGCCAACGGACAATATGTATTAAAAACATTAGAAAGAGCCGCTTTGGGCTGTATGAATGATGAATTTGATGCTATTGTCACCGGCCCCGTGCACAAAGGGGTAATTAACCGAGCTGGAGTCGCATTTAGCGGCCACACTGAATTTTTTGCTGAACTGTCTAAAACACCTTTAGTTGTCATGATGTTGGCAACAGAAGGACTAAGAACGGCACTGGTTACAACACATATTCCATTGGCTTATGTGTCTAAAGCCGTCACCAGTGAACGTTTGGAGAAAATTATCGATATTCTCCATAAAGATCTGGTCGAAAAATTCGCGATTGAGCGCCCGACGATTTACGTCTGTGGTTTGAATCCTCACGCCGGTGAAGATGGTGTTTTGGGTCATGAAGAGATCGATACTATAAACCCGACACTCGAACGATTACGTCAAGAAAAGGGATATCATCTGGTGGGAGCATTGCCAGCTGATACCATTTTTAGCGACAAATATTTACAAGACGCCGATGCGGTTTTGGGCATGTACCACGATCAAGTGTTACCTGTACTAAAATACAAAGGGTTTGGACAATCAGTAAACATCACTTTAGGTTTACCTTTTATTAGGACGTCCGTTGACCATGGTACAGCACTCGATCTTGCTGGCACCGGTCTTGCTGATATTGGAAGTTTTAAAACAGCATTGACACAAGCTATCGAGCTAGTAGATAAGAAAGCGAAATAA
- a CDS encoding oxidative damage protection protein yields the protein MSRTVFCARLKKEAEGLDFQLYPGELGKRIFDSISKEAWAEWQHKQTMLINEKKLNMMDPAHRKLLETEMVNFLFEGQDVHIEGYTPPSA from the coding sequence ATGAGTCGCACTGTTTTTTGTGCCCGCTTGAAAAAAGAAGCTGAAGGACTGGATTTCCAGCTCTATCCAGGCGAACTAGGCAAACGTATTTTTGACTCAATATCAAAAGAAGCATGGGCGGAATGGCAACATAAGCAAACCATGCTTATCAATGAAAAAAAGCTCAATATGATGGATCCTGCGCATCGTAAGCTTCTTGAAACAGAAATGGTGAATTTCCTTTTTGAAGGTCAAGATGTTCACATTGAAGGGTACACGCCACCAAGTGCGTAA
- the djlA gene encoding co-chaperone DjlA: MQIFGKILGAFFGFLFGGPIGAIFGLFLGHQFDKARRLSQAGFSTGTFGGGPSQAERQQEFFNAAFAVMGHVAKAKGQVTRQEIQLATQVMDRMGLVGEQRKAAQDAFRQGKESSFPLDQVLEKIRILTSGRFDLLQFFLELQVSSAFADGDLHPSERELLFRIAQRLGFSAAQLEQRLRMQEAAFRFQQGGFGGQGSQHSGGQSGWQQANTKDQIADAYEVLGVSADADEKTIKRAYRKLMNEHHPDKLMAKGLPPEMMNVAKEKSQQIQHAYDLIKKEKGMH, from the coding sequence ATGCAGATTTTTGGCAAAATTCTTGGCGCTTTCTTTGGGTTCCTCTTTGGTGGACCTATTGGCGCTATTTTCGGGTTATTTCTTGGACATCAATTTGATAAAGCAAGGCGTTTAAGTCAAGCCGGTTTTAGTACTGGGACATTTGGCGGTGGCCCAAGTCAGGCTGAGAGGCAACAGGAGTTTTTTAATGCTGCCTTTGCTGTAATGGGGCATGTTGCTAAAGCAAAAGGGCAGGTGACACGTCAAGAAATCCAGCTTGCGACACAAGTGATGGATCGCATGGGCTTGGTTGGTGAACAACGCAAAGCTGCGCAAGATGCTTTTCGTCAAGGTAAAGAGTCCTCGTTTCCTTTAGATCAGGTGTTGGAGAAAATCCGCATTTTGACCTCTGGCCGATTCGATTTATTGCAATTTTTCCTTGAGTTGCAAGTTTCTTCGGCATTCGCTGATGGAGATTTGCATCCAAGCGAACGTGAATTGTTGTTTAGAATTGCTCAGCGTTTAGGATTTTCAGCGGCACAGCTAGAACAACGTTTACGGATGCAAGAAGCTGCGTTTCGTTTTCAACAAGGCGGATTTGGTGGTCAAGGCTCTCAGCACAGCGGTGGCCAATCAGGTTGGCAACAAGCCAACACTAAAGATCAGATCGCGGATGCTTATGAAGTGTTAGGTGTTAGCGCTGATGCGGATGAGAAGACCATTAAGCGCGCGTATCGTAAATTGATGAATGAACACCATCCAGATAAATTGATGGCGAAAGGTTTACCACCAGAGATGATGAATGTGGCAAAAGAAAAATCCCAACAAATTCAACATGCATACGACTTAATTAAAAAAGAAAAGGGAATGCATTAA
- the surA gene encoding peptidylprolyl isomerase SurA → MNLWKHALISIATMLTITSTAFAKPVELDGVAVIVNDGVILQSDIDNAIKTIKANANKNAQALPDNAALREQVIEKLTLDTLQEQEAKRIGVKIDDASLTEAIKEIAERNKQSVEQLTKSVQEEGLTYAEFREQIRKEMEISEARNALVRRRINIIPAEVDNMAKLLAKETNATVQYHISHIQLRYDDSNKAQVTEQAKKIVAQLKNGADFSQLAMSVSKGPKALEGGDWGWMRKEEMPTIFADQIQDQHKGDVIGPFTSGAGIHILKITDVKGLQSVAVTEVNARHILIKPSIILSDDGAKKELNDFIRQIKSGEATFGELAQQYSQDPGSAAQKGELGYQTPDMYVPEFKHQVETLPVGQISEPFKTVHGWHIVEVLDRRKVDKTDAAMKNKAYRILFNRKFNEEASAWLQELRAGAYVEVVKGDDSDS, encoded by the coding sequence ATGAATTTGTGGAAACACGCCTTAATTAGTATCGCAACTATGCTGACGATTACCTCCACGGCTTTCGCTAAACCCGTTGAGCTTGATGGTGTAGCAGTCATCGTTAACGATGGCGTCATCCTGCAGAGTGATATCGATAACGCGATCAAAACCATTAAAGCTAACGCAAATAAAAATGCCCAAGCACTTCCAGACAATGCCGCCCTACGTGAGCAAGTGATTGAAAAACTGACACTGGACACATTGCAGGAACAAGAAGCCAAACGCATCGGCGTAAAAATTGACGATGCAAGTCTAACCGAAGCGATCAAAGAGATTGCTGAACGTAACAAGCAAAGCGTTGAACAACTGACAAAATCCGTTCAAGAAGAAGGGTTAACTTACGCAGAGTTTCGTGAACAGATCCGTAAGGAGATGGAAATCAGTGAAGCCCGTAATGCCCTAGTTCGTCGCCGTATCAATATTATCCCAGCCGAAGTGGATAACATGGCCAAACTGCTAGCAAAAGAAACCAACGCTACAGTGCAATACCATATCAGTCATATCCAACTTCGTTATGACGATTCAAATAAAGCTCAAGTCACTGAACAGGCGAAAAAAATCGTTGCTCAATTAAAGAATGGCGCAGATTTCAGTCAACTTGCCATGAGCGTATCGAAAGGTCCTAAAGCGCTGGAAGGCGGTGACTGGGGCTGGATGCGCAAAGAAGAGATGCCAACCATTTTTGCTGATCAGATTCAGGATCAACACAAAGGTGATGTCATTGGTCCTTTCACTAGCGGCGCTGGTATCCATATTCTAAAAATCACCGATGTGAAAGGTCTGCAGTCGGTTGCGGTGACTGAAGTGAATGCTCGCCATATTTTGATTAAACCAAGCATCATTCTTAGCGATGATGGCGCGAAAAAAGAGTTGAATGACTTCATTCGCCAAATCAAATCAGGTGAAGCCACTTTCGGCGAATTGGCACAACAGTACAGCCAAGACCCAGGCTCTGCAGCACAAAAAGGTGAGCTGGGTTATCAAACGCCAGACATGTATGTTCCAGAGTTCAAACACCAAGTCGAAACGCTGCCTGTCGGACAAATCAGCGAACCATTCAAAACGGTTCACGGTTGGCATATTGTGGAAGTACTTGATCGCCGTAAAGTCGATAAAACCGATGCAGCGATGAAGAACAAAGCTTACCGAATTCTGTTTAATCGTAAGTTCAATGAAGAAGCAAGTGCATGGTTACAAGAGCTACGTGCTGGCGCCTACGTTGAAGTAGTAAAAGGTGATGACAGTGACAGTTAG
- the rsmA gene encoding 16S rRNA (adenine(1518)-N(6)/adenine(1519)-N(6))-dimethyltransferase RsmA gives MRNDVHMGHKARKRFGQNFLNDPYIIDGIVSAINPLPGQNLVEIGPGLGALTEPVGREVDKMTVIELDRDLAERLRHHPELAKKLTIHEGDAMRFDFTQLVQEGNKLRIFGNLPYNISTPLMFHLFEFHKDVQDMHFMLQKEVVKRLAAGPGTKAYGRLTVMAQYFCKVVPVLEVPPTAFVPPPKVDSAVVRLVPYETLPHPTTNMKWLDRVVREGFNQRRKTVRNCYKGLLEAEQLEEFGINPTMRPENLTLEQFVKMANWLDANHEA, from the coding sequence ATGAGAAATGATGTCCATATGGGGCACAAAGCGCGTAAGCGTTTTGGTCAAAACTTTCTAAACGATCCGTACATTATCGACGGTATTGTTTCTGCAATTAACCCTCTACCAGGGCAAAATTTGGTAGAAATCGGTCCAGGTCTTGGAGCACTAACTGAACCTGTTGGTCGTGAAGTTGACAAAATGACCGTGATTGAGCTGGACCGCGATCTGGCTGAACGTCTTCGTCATCACCCAGAGCTGGCTAAAAAGCTAACGATTCACGAAGGCGATGCCATGCGCTTCGACTTTACTCAGTTGGTACAAGAAGGCAATAAACTCCGTATTTTCGGTAACTTGCCATACAACATTTCTACACCACTGATGTTCCATCTTTTTGAATTCCATAAAGATGTGCAAGACATGCACTTTATGCTGCAAAAAGAGGTCGTAAAACGCTTAGCCGCAGGCCCAGGTACGAAAGCTTATGGTCGTCTTACTGTTATGGCACAGTACTTCTGTAAAGTGGTTCCAGTTTTAGAAGTACCACCAACGGCCTTTGTTCCGCCACCAAAAGTGGACTCAGCGGTTGTGCGTTTGGTTCCTTACGAAACCCTACCGCACCCAACCACGAATATGAAATGGTTGGATCGTGTAGTACGTGAAGGCTTTAACCAACGCCGCAAAACCGTACGTAACTGCTACAAAGGCTTGCTAGAGGCAGAGCAGCTGGAAGAGTTTGGGATTAACCCAACAATGCGTCCAGAAAACCTCACTCTAGAGCAGTTTGTCAAAATGGCAAACTGGTTGGATGCCAACCACGAAGCATAG
- the mltC gene encoding membrane-bound lytic murein transglycosylase MltC, translating into MRRTVFPLAAIFLISCNLVGCSREMVENLYDVDFEPTNRFAKNLAQLPGQYQKDTAALDALINSFSGNIEKKWGSKEIKMAGKRNYVKYIDNYLSRTDVNFDTGVIVVETVASTEPKEHLRNAIITTLLTPDNPSQVDLFSSKNIQLKGQPFLYKQVVDQDKQPIQWTWRANRYADYLIEHQLKTKEVDFKKAYYVEIPMVEDQIEIRGYQYASIVRKASQRYGIPEDLIYAIIKTESSFNPYAVSWANAYGLMQVVPKTAGKDVFNLVKNRSGQPSPEYLFNPENNIDIGTAYFYLLKTRYLNQVNNPISLEYSMISAYNGGTGGVLNTFSRDRNRAVKDINRLEPNQVYWALTKKHPNAESRRYLEKVTQYQKEFNKH; encoded by the coding sequence ATGAGACGAACTGTTTTCCCCCTAGCAGCAATTTTTTTGATTAGTTGTAATTTGGTTGGCTGTAGCCGCGAAATGGTTGAAAACCTTTACGATGTCGACTTTGAGCCGACCAATCGTTTTGCTAAAAATCTGGCCCAGTTGCCAGGACAATATCAAAAAGACACCGCTGCATTAGATGCATTGATCAACAGCTTTTCAGGCAACATTGAAAAAAAATGGGGCAGCAAAGAGATCAAAATGGCGGGCAAACGTAACTACGTAAAATACATAGATAACTATCTCAGCCGTACCGACGTCAATTTCGATACTGGGGTGATTGTGGTTGAAACCGTGGCGTCAACCGAGCCCAAAGAGCACTTGAGAAATGCCATCATTACCACCCTACTCACCCCTGACAACCCCTCTCAAGTAGACCTTTTTTCCTCTAAAAACATTCAATTGAAGGGGCAACCATTTCTTTATAAACAGGTCGTAGACCAAGACAAACAGCCTATTCAATGGACTTGGCGCGCCAATCGCTACGCCGATTATTTGATTGAACATCAACTTAAGACCAAAGAAGTGGATTTCAAAAAAGCCTACTACGTTGAGATCCCAATGGTAGAAGATCAAATCGAGATCCGTGGTTATCAATACGCTAGCATTGTCCGCAAAGCTTCTCAGCGTTATGGCATTCCAGAAGATCTCATTTATGCGATCATCAAAACCGAAAGTAGCTTTAACCCCTATGCAGTGAGCTGGGCTAATGCTTATGGACTGATGCAAGTTGTTCCCAAAACAGCGGGCAAGGATGTATTTAATCTTGTGAAAAACCGCTCAGGCCAGCCCTCACCGGAATATTTGTTCAATCCAGAAAACAATATCGACATTGGTACGGCCTATTTCTATCTGCTCAAAACTCGTTATCTAAATCAGGTCAATAACCCAATATCTTTGGAATACAGCATGATTTCCGCATACAACGGAGGTACTGGAGGGGTTTTGAACACCTTTAGTCGTGATCGAAACCGAGCGGTAAAGGATATTAACCGCCTTGAGCCGAACCAAGTGTATTGGGCTTTGACTAAAAAACACCCGAATGCAGAGTCGCGTCGATATTTAGAAAAAGTGACTCAATACCAAAAAGAGTTCAATAAGCACTAA
- the lptD gene encoding LPS assembly protein LptD, whose product MLRFPRTFLAASISAALFAPQTQAEDSKVTRSTEISSIEQCVVPQSEQKNAQEQPINVEADKLEAINGDKATYSGNVVVTQGTKRIKANNVTLHQKENVVVAEGDVQFNDGQVKTRSDKATNNLNSDQMTLENTDYQFLCQPGRGHAVYISRTGKAVYQIEDGSITSCPEGDSSWRFVASSIDIDQDEEEATFYNPRFEIQNVPVMYLPLLTVPIGDTRKTGFLYPSVSYGSKDGMELEVPFYWNLAPNYDLETTLHYMQKRGTQLNSKFRYLSDLGEGQITSEYLPQDNQYEEDGARWGFQYEHNGIYDKNWKFTIDYSKVSDIDYFSDLSSSVGNREDGQLMQEGEAQYRTQNWDASLLVRNFQLLTESSSDLPYKLLPELSYNYYAPELMPYLDFDLKSHIARFENDSDNKPSATRVHIEPGLSIPLGNTWGTWTTEASVLGTYYQQDLNGVDLTDIKADGYDLKESTSRVVPEFRTHAGITLESNDKVFGEYTQTLEPQIQYLYIPKVDQKEIYSYYDTTLLQTDYYGLFRSHRYSSIDYIASANQLSYGATTRFFDDQYKERFNVSFGQIFYFHSASTPEDVDEDESSSDFSAWAVETDFNYDDYLFYHGGIQYDTNKDSVQTGNSTLEYRFDKGYVQANYRYVSLDYIQEQASFITKDNYRNYTTDGVSQAGLLGAYQISPKWYATGQYFYDLTIDEPLEWIAGLRYTSDCWYLGFTYSRELDHWNSTLYNYPDATPVYENNFGISFGITGLGTNMGKDLISSSSSLGYGRPFFLNN is encoded by the coding sequence ATGTTACGTTTTCCCCGCACGTTTTTAGCCGCTTCCATTAGTGCGGCTCTATTCGCGCCTCAAACTCAAGCTGAAGACAGCAAAGTGACTCGTTCAACAGAGATAAGCAGCATCGAACAATGCGTCGTACCTCAATCTGAACAGAAAAACGCGCAGGAACAGCCTATCAATGTAGAGGCAGATAAGCTAGAAGCAATTAATGGTGATAAGGCTACGTATTCGGGTAACGTGGTGGTGACGCAAGGCACCAAGCGCATTAAAGCCAATAACGTCACATTACACCAGAAAGAGAATGTCGTAGTTGCTGAAGGCGATGTTCAGTTTAATGATGGTCAAGTCAAAACCCGATCAGATAAGGCGACTAATAACCTTAACTCTGATCAAATGACCTTAGAAAACACGGATTACCAATTCTTATGCCAGCCTGGTCGTGGTCATGCGGTCTATATTTCTCGTACAGGCAAGGCAGTTTATCAAATCGAAGATGGTTCGATTACCTCCTGTCCTGAGGGAGATAGTTCTTGGCGTTTCGTCGCATCCAGTATCGACATTGACCAAGACGAAGAAGAGGCTACCTTCTACAATCCTCGCTTTGAAATTCAGAACGTTCCGGTCATGTATTTGCCGCTGCTGACTGTGCCAATCGGTGATACGCGTAAAACAGGTTTCCTTTACCCTAGTGTTTCCTATGGCTCAAAAGATGGTATGGAGCTTGAGGTTCCTTTCTACTGGAACTTAGCACCTAACTATGACTTAGAGACCACATTGCATTACATGCAAAAACGTGGCACTCAACTCAACAGTAAATTCCGTTATCTTTCAGATTTAGGCGAAGGTCAGATTACTTCTGAATACTTGCCTCAAGATAACCAGTATGAAGAGGACGGTGCTCGTTGGGGTTTCCAATATGAGCACAACGGTATTTACGACAAGAACTGGAAGTTCACCATTGATTACTCCAAAGTCAGTGATATAGATTACTTCTCTGACTTAAGTTCTAGTGTGGGTAACCGTGAAGACGGTCAATTAATGCAAGAAGGCGAAGCTCAGTATCGTACCCAAAACTGGGATGCTTCTCTCTTAGTCCGTAACTTCCAGTTGTTGACCGAAAGCTCTAGTGATTTGCCTTATAAACTATTGCCTGAGCTATCGTACAACTACTACGCACCCGAGTTGATGCCTTATCTGGACTTTGACCTAAAAAGTCATATTGCGCGTTTTGAGAATGACTCAGATAACAAGCCATCCGCTACTCGTGTCCATATTGAACCAGGGCTAAGCATTCCACTTGGCAATACTTGGGGAACTTGGACGACAGAAGCTAGCGTGCTCGGCACCTATTATCAACAAGATCTCAATGGTGTTGATTTAACCGACATTAAAGCCGATGGTTATGACCTAAAAGAGAGTACCTCGCGCGTCGTTCCTGAGTTTCGCACCCATGCAGGCATTACTCTTGAAAGTAATGATAAAGTGTTTGGTGAATACACCCAAACTCTAGAACCTCAGATACAGTATCTGTACATTCCTAAAGTAGACCAGAAAGAGATCTACTCATACTACGATACTACTCTGCTACAAACTGACTATTACGGTCTGTTCCGCTCACATCGTTACAGCAGTATCGACTATATCGCCTCTGCGAACCAATTGAGCTACGGTGCCACCACTCGTTTCTTTGATGATCAATATAAAGAGCGTTTCAACGTATCCTTCGGCCAAATTTTCTACTTCCATTCGGCATCAACACCAGAAGACGTCGACGAAGATGAGAGCAGCTCAGATTTCTCCGCTTGGGCAGTAGAGACTGACTTTAACTACGATGATTACCTGTTCTATCACGGTGGTATCCAATACGATACCAATAAAGACAGTGTTCAGACAGGCAATAGCACTCTGGAATATCGTTTCGATAAAGGTTACGTGCAAGCTAACTACCGCTACGTGAGCTTAGATTACATCCAAGAACAAGCCAGCTTTATTACCAAAGACAACTACCGCAACTACACCACTGACGGTGTATCCCAAGCGGGTCTACTGGGTGCCTATCAAATTTCGCCTAAATGGTATGCGACTGGTCAATATTTCTATGATCTAACGATAGATGAACCTTTAGAGTGGATCGCTGGTCTACGTTATACATCGGACTGTTGGTACCTAGGATTTACTTACAGCAGAGAGCTAGATCACTGGAATAGCACCTTGTATAACTACCCAGATGCAACGCCTGTTTATGAGAACAACTTTGGCATCAGCTTCGGTATCACTGGTTTAGGTACCAATATGGGTAAAGATCTCATCTCTAGCAGTAGCTCATTAGGCTATGGCCGACCATTTTTCCTAAATAACTAA
- the mutY gene encoding A/G-specific adenine glycosylase → MTPFAKSILDWYEAYGRKELPWQQNKTAYSVWLSEIMLQQTQVATVIPYYQRFIERFPTVSDLAAAPQDEVLHYWTGLGYYARARNLHKAAQTVVERYQGEFPQDLTAMNELPGIGRSTAAAVLSSVYKLPHAILDGNVKRTLARYYAVDGWPGQKKVEEQLWHYAELNTPKTDVDKYNQAMMDMGAMICTRSKPKCSLCPISAGCQALTQGNPQDYPGKKPKKEKPVKETWFVMLHHNDEVWLEQRPQVGIWGGLYSFPEHKNAQVGDVLTRLGIKDSEIKQQQTLIAFRHTFSHYHLDITPILIELSTKPDMIMEANKGLWYNLQQPEQIGLAAPVKQLLASLPFELMN, encoded by the coding sequence GTGACTCCTTTTGCAAAGTCGATCCTTGATTGGTATGAAGCCTATGGGCGTAAAGAGCTCCCTTGGCAACAAAATAAAACTGCGTACAGCGTCTGGTTATCGGAGATCATGCTCCAACAAACACAAGTCGCCACCGTCATTCCCTACTACCAGCGTTTTATTGAACGTTTTCCAACGGTTTCAGATCTTGCTGCAGCACCGCAAGATGAAGTCCTTCATTACTGGACCGGCCTTGGCTATTACGCTCGCGCCCGTAACTTACACAAAGCGGCTCAAACCGTTGTAGAACGCTATCAAGGCGAATTTCCGCAAGATTTGACAGCGATGAACGAGTTACCAGGCATCGGCCGTTCAACAGCGGCTGCCGTGCTCTCTTCAGTATATAAACTGCCCCACGCGATTTTAGACGGTAATGTCAAAAGAACATTAGCGCGCTACTACGCTGTGGATGGATGGCCAGGTCAGAAAAAAGTCGAAGAACAACTTTGGCATTATGCAGAGCTCAATACGCCTAAAACGGATGTTGATAAATACAATCAAGCCATGATGGATATGGGCGCAATGATCTGCACGCGCAGTAAACCGAAATGCAGTTTGTGCCCCATTTCAGCAGGTTGCCAAGCACTCACTCAAGGTAACCCACAAGATTATCCGGGTAAAAAACCCAAGAAAGAGAAACCGGTGAAAGAGACATGGTTTGTCATGCTGCATCATAATGATGAGGTATGGTTAGAGCAGCGACCACAGGTGGGTATTTGGGGCGGCCTCTACAGTTTTCCAGAACACAAAAATGCGCAAGTTGGTGACGTTCTTACGCGTTTAGGCATCAAAGATAGTGAGATTAAGCAGCAACAAACCTTGATCGCATTTCGTCACACATTTAGCCATTATCACCTTGATATCACCCCTATTCTTATCGAGTTGTCGACAAAACCCGACATGATAATGGAAGCGAATAAAGGTCTTTGGTATAACTTACAACAACCCGAACAAATAGGCTTAGCTGCACCAGTAAAACAGTTGTTGGCAAGCCTACCGTTTGAATTGATGAACTAA
- the trmB gene encoding tRNA (guanosine(46)-N7)-methyltransferase TrmB gives MSEVTTNEFTDDGKVLRRIRSFVRREGRLTKGQEAAINECWPTMGIDYQDALLNWSEVFGNNNPVVLEIGFGMGASLVEMAKNAPEKNFIGIEVHSPGVGACLSSAREAGVTNLRVMCHDAVEVFAHMIPNNSLTTLQLFFPDPWHKKRHHKRRIVQLEFAEMVRQKLIIGEGIFHMATDWENYAEHMIEVMNQAPGYENIATDGDYIPRPDERPLTKFEARGHRLGHGVWDIKYKRIS, from the coding sequence ATGAGTGAAGTAACCACAAACGAGTTTACTGATGATGGTAAAGTACTACGTAGAATACGCAGTTTCGTTCGTCGTGAGGGCCGTCTAACCAAAGGGCAGGAAGCCGCTATTAACGAGTGCTGGCCAACCATGGGGATTGACTACCAAGATGCTTTGCTAAATTGGTCAGAAGTGTTTGGTAACAATAATCCAGTCGTCTTAGAGATTGGGTTTGGCATGGGTGCTTCTCTGGTTGAGATGGCAAAAAATGCTCCGGAGAAAAACTTCATCGGTATTGAAGTACATAGTCCTGGTGTTGGCGCGTGTTTATCTTCTGCTCGTGAAGCAGGAGTGACTAATTTGCGTGTAATGTGTCATGATGCAGTTGAAGTGTTTGCACATATGATCCCAAACAATAGCTTGACCACATTACAACTATTTTTCCCAGATCCTTGGCATAAAAAGCGTCACCACAAACGTCGTATTGTTCAGCTTGAATTTGCTGAAATGGTTCGCCAAAAACTGATTATTGGTGAAGGCATTTTCCACATGGCGACTGACTGGGAAAACTATGCTGAACATATGATTGAAGTGATGAATCAAGCGCCTGGTTACGAAAATATTGCTACCGATGGTGACTATATTCCTCGTCCAGATGAACGTCCTTTAACTAAGTTTGAAGCGCGTGGTCACCGACTAGGTCACGGTGTTTGGGATATCAAGTACAAGCGCATTAGCTGA